One genomic window of Anaeromyxobacter diazotrophicus includes the following:
- a CDS encoding wax ester/triacylglycerol synthase domain-containing protein has translation MREPLGPVDAAWFHLDRPENTADVVALLAFRRLPRFDRLRALVEERLVTCPRFRQRVAAGRGLGASAWEEDPDFDLDRHLVRLHVAGPGALAARLSALASARLDPAHPLWRVEAVEAPGEAALLVKLHHCIGDGFALVSLLLSLADEPPAAHGAAHAAPGWLRLAPWLDPAHALGPALRRPGGAVALAAQAAGLAAALLRMAALRRPRAAWQRPLTGVRRVAWSAGAPLREVRRAARAQGATVNDLLVAALSGAVRREMARAGELGRDPVRALVPVNLRPGPPDARGGELGNRFGLVYLDLPVAEPRRAGRLAAVRARMAELKGRPDALATLGALALMGMARSLGRPATAFFSRKASLVVTNVPGPRTRLHLAGRALEHAMFWVPHPATLGVGVSILTYAGEVRIGVRADQAVLPRPERLVAAFERELAALVAAARPRRAGVSRRGGTGRTAAGFGPGPLAPRPAPASAP, from the coding sequence ATGCGCGAGCCGCTCGGTCCCGTCGACGCCGCTTGGTTCCACCTCGATCGGCCGGAGAACACCGCGGACGTGGTGGCGCTCCTCGCCTTCCGCCGCCTCCCGCGCTTCGATCGGCTGCGCGCGCTCGTCGAGGAGCGGCTGGTGACGTGCCCGCGCTTCCGCCAGCGCGTCGCCGCCGGGCGCGGGCTCGGCGCGAGCGCCTGGGAGGAGGACCCGGACTTCGATCTCGATCGGCACCTGGTGCGGCTGCACGTCGCGGGGCCTGGCGCCCTGGCGGCGCGTCTCTCCGCCCTCGCCAGCGCCCGGCTCGACCCCGCGCACCCCCTCTGGCGCGTGGAGGCGGTGGAGGCGCCGGGGGAGGCCGCCCTCCTCGTGAAGCTCCACCACTGCATCGGCGACGGCTTCGCGCTGGTGAGCCTGCTCCTGTCCCTGGCCGACGAGCCGCCCGCGGCGCACGGAGCGGCTCACGCCGCCCCCGGCTGGCTCCGGCTCGCGCCGTGGCTCGACCCGGCGCACGCGCTCGGACCGGCGCTGCGCCGGCCGGGCGGCGCGGTGGCGCTCGCGGCCCAGGCGGCGGGCCTCGCGGCCGCGCTCCTGCGCATGGCGGCGCTCCGGCGCCCCCGGGCCGCCTGGCAGCGGCCGCTCACCGGCGTGCGCCGCGTCGCGTGGTCGGCGGGCGCTCCGCTGCGGGAGGTGCGGCGGGCGGCGCGCGCGCAGGGCGCCACCGTGAACGACCTCCTCGTGGCGGCGCTCTCGGGCGCGGTGCGCCGCGAGATGGCGCGCGCGGGCGAGCTCGGCCGGGACCCGGTGCGCGCGCTCGTGCCGGTGAACCTGAGGCCCGGGCCACCCGACGCGCGCGGCGGCGAGCTCGGGAACCGCTTCGGGCTCGTCTACCTGGACCTGCCGGTCGCGGAGCCGCGCCGCGCCGGGCGGCTCGCCGCCGTCCGGGCGCGGATGGCCGAGCTGAAGGGCCGCCCGGACGCGCTGGCCACGCTCGGCGCGCTCGCGCTCATGGGGATGGCGCGCTCGCTCGGACGCCCCGCCACCGCGTTCTTCTCGCGCAAGGCGTCGCTGGTCGTGACGAACGTACCCGGGCCGCGGACGCGCCTGCACCTGGCCGGCCGCGCCCTCGAGCACGCGATGTTCTGGGTGCCGCACCCGGCGACGCTGGGGGTGGGGGTGAGCATCCTCACCTACGCCGGCGAGGTGCGCATCGGGGTTCGAGCCGACCAGGCGGTGCTGCCGCGGCCCGAGCGGCTCGTCGCGGCGTTCGAGCGCGAGCTGGCGGCGCTCGTCGCCGCCGCGCGTCCGCGCCGGGCGGGGGTCTCGCGGCGCGGCGGGACCGGGAGGACGGCGGCCGGATTCGGCCCCGGGCCGCTCGCGCCTCGACCGGCTCCGGCCAGCGCGCCGTGA
- a CDS encoding DUF3373 domain-containing protein: MRRLVAALTTCLAVVSLALPAFARAETQDQKEQQEKIDKLAKELEALKKEVKRTEDKSLGRWLTIGGDYRFRIDSLHGEVPNYFQYLGPTAMPAAVPGYKPTNDTLMTNRFGLNMKAKATQDVTISSRLLMYKTFGMQTAQATNAGFFADRSSVLDGTVGHIPLDNTLRVDQVYATWNNIAGQPIWFSVGRRPSTGGSPTHLRQDNDRPGSAGVPGLLVDYAFDGATLGFAPEIDALPGAFGKLCAGRGFEAGYDVSPQTGGTKSLLKDTDMLGVSLVPVDIDPIRVDLQWNRGFNIFDNPNNVGAQLGDIDWFGAGVLSTLKEVGPGNLTMFASGGLSITHPNGNHALLAGLNSPDSGAGLLVNGPDKSSNTGYSVYAGLRYDLPSGTKIGGEYNHGSEFWIPFVPAADDMWTSKLGTRGNVYEVYLIQELPLAAIASFTSKTFFRLGYQYYDFTYTGSNNWVGAPVKISDLSASPMNAQMFAPLKSAHDIYATFEVKL; the protein is encoded by the coding sequence ATGCGTAGACTTGTCGCAGCACTCACGACGTGCCTGGCGGTGGTGAGCCTGGCGCTCCCCGCGTTCGCCCGCGCCGAAACGCAGGACCAGAAGGAGCAGCAGGAGAAGATCGACAAGCTGGCGAAGGAGCTCGAGGCGCTGAAGAAGGAGGTCAAGCGGACCGAGGACAAGTCCCTCGGCCGCTGGCTCACCATCGGCGGCGACTACCGGTTCCGGATCGACTCGCTGCACGGCGAGGTGCCGAACTACTTCCAGTACCTCGGTCCCACGGCGATGCCGGCGGCCGTGCCCGGCTACAAGCCGACGAACGACACGCTCATGACCAACCGCTTCGGCCTCAACATGAAGGCCAAGGCGACCCAGGACGTGACCATCTCGTCGCGCCTGCTCATGTACAAGACGTTCGGCATGCAGACGGCGCAGGCCACGAACGCCGGCTTCTTCGCCGACCGCTCCTCGGTCCTGGACGGCACCGTCGGCCACATCCCGCTCGACAACACCCTGCGGGTGGATCAGGTCTACGCCACCTGGAACAACATCGCCGGCCAGCCGATCTGGTTCTCGGTCGGGCGCCGCCCGTCCACCGGCGGGTCGCCCACCCACCTCCGGCAGGACAACGACCGCCCCGGCAGCGCGGGCGTCCCCGGGCTCCTCGTCGACTACGCCTTCGACGGCGCCACCCTCGGGTTCGCGCCCGAGATCGACGCGCTCCCCGGCGCGTTCGGGAAGCTCTGCGCCGGCCGCGGCTTCGAGGCCGGGTACGACGTCTCGCCCCAGACCGGGGGCACCAAGAGCCTCCTCAAGGACACCGACATGCTCGGCGTCTCGCTCGTCCCGGTCGACATCGATCCGATCCGCGTCGACCTTCAGTGGAACCGCGGGTTCAACATCTTCGACAACCCGAACAACGTCGGGGCCCAGCTCGGCGACATCGACTGGTTCGGCGCCGGCGTGCTCAGCACGCTCAAGGAGGTGGGCCCGGGCAACCTGACGATGTTCGCCAGCGGCGGCCTGAGCATCACGCACCCGAACGGCAACCACGCGCTGCTCGCCGGCCTCAACTCTCCGGACTCCGGCGCCGGCCTGCTCGTGAACGGCCCCGACAAGAGCTCGAACACCGGCTACTCGGTCTACGCCGGCCTCCGCTACGACCTACCGTCCGGCACCAAGATCGGCGGCGAGTACAACCACGGCTCGGAGTTCTGGATCCCGTTCGTCCCGGCCGCCGACGACATGTGGACGAGCAAGCTCGGCACCCGCGGCAACGTCTACGAGGTCTACCTGATCCAGGAGCTGCCGCTGGCCGCGATCGCGTCCTTCACGAGCAAGACCTTCTTCCGGCTGGGCTACCAGTACTACGACTTCACCTACACCGGCAGCAACAACTGGGTCGGCGCTCCGGTGAAGATCTCCGACCTGTCGGCCAGCCCGATGAACGCCCAGATGTTCGCGCCGCTCAAGTCCGCGCACGACATCTACGCGACGTTCGAGGTGAAGCTGTAG
- a CDS encoding histone deacetylase family protein: MPEPVLITSNPACIRHDTGPEHPESAARLLALEAALAADRELSGTVVEERAAPASEQDLLRVHGAAHVERVRSAAAEAARTGGRVWLEEDTPVSAGSWEAALAAAGCAIAAAERVADGRPRRAFALARPPGHHASADRAMGFCLFDNAAVAARRLVASGRVRRVLVADADAHHGNGTQDIFYEDPSVYFLSLHLSPDYPWTGAAGERGAGAGLGKTRNIPLPRGADGGAYRARWAAALDEALAEFSPELVILSLGLDVLAGDPEGGFALVPRDLHGLVTDLLDRLPPQARGRVVTVLEGGYALDRIGAGFVEALRALAGLPPSSRGAR, encoded by the coding sequence GTGCCCGAGCCGGTCCTGATCACCTCGAATCCCGCCTGCATCCGGCACGATACCGGCCCCGAGCACCCCGAGAGCGCGGCGCGGCTCCTGGCGCTCGAGGCGGCGCTGGCGGCGGATCGCGAGCTGTCCGGGACGGTGGTCGAGGAGCGGGCCGCGCCCGCCAGCGAGCAGGACCTGCTGCGCGTCCACGGGGCCGCGCACGTGGAGCGGGTGCGGAGCGCGGCGGCGGAGGCGGCGCGGACGGGCGGGCGGGTCTGGCTCGAGGAGGACACGCCCGTCTCGGCCGGCTCGTGGGAGGCGGCGCTGGCGGCGGCCGGCTGCGCCATCGCCGCCGCCGAGCGGGTGGCCGACGGGCGCCCGCGGCGCGCCTTCGCCCTGGCCCGGCCGCCCGGGCACCACGCCAGCGCCGACCGCGCGATGGGCTTCTGTCTCTTCGACAACGCCGCGGTCGCCGCCCGGCGGCTGGTCGCCTCGGGGCGGGTGCGCCGCGTGCTCGTCGCCGACGCCGACGCGCACCACGGGAACGGGACGCAGGACATCTTCTACGAGGATCCGAGCGTCTACTTCCTCTCGCTCCACCTCAGCCCCGACTACCCGTGGACCGGCGCCGCCGGCGAGCGGGGCGCGGGGGCGGGGCTCGGGAAGACGCGCAACATCCCGCTGCCGCGCGGGGCCGACGGCGGGGCGTACCGCGCCCGCTGGGCGGCCGCGCTCGACGAGGCCCTCGCCGAGTTCTCGCCCGAGCTCGTCATCCTGTCGCTCGGGCTGGACGTGCTCGCCGGCGACCCGGAGGGCGGCTTCGCGCTCGTCCCCCGGGACCTGCACGGGCTCGTCACGGACCTCCTCGACCGGCTGCCGCCGCAGGCGCGCGGCCGCGTCGTCACGGTGCTCGAGGGCGGCTACGCGCTCGACCGGATCGGCGCCGGGTTCGTCGAGGCGCTGCGGGCGCTGGCCGGGCTGCCGCCCAGCTCGCGCGGCGCGCGCTGA
- a CDS encoding rhodanese-like domain-containing protein — MTLDPWIIAAAAAALALVLGRRALGGRRLSPDDIRQRIAAGAVVVDVRSPDEFRGGAYPGALNIPLHELSGRLGEIPRQRPVVLYCASGARSGVAAMLLRRAGYAEVVNAGGLHDMPR; from the coding sequence GTGACCCTCGACCCCTGGATCATCGCCGCGGCGGCCGCGGCGCTCGCCCTCGTCCTCGGCCGCCGCGCGCTGGGAGGAAGACGCTTGTCACCCGACGACATTCGCCAGCGGATCGCCGCCGGCGCGGTGGTGGTGGACGTGCGCTCGCCGGACGAGTTCCGGGGCGGCGCCTACCCCGGCGCGCTCAACATCCCGCTGCACGAGCTGAGCGGCCGGCTGGGCGAGATCCCGAGGCAGCGCCCGGTCGTCCTCTACTGCGCCTCGGGAGCGCGCAGCGGCGTGGCCGCCATGCTGCTCCGGCGGGCGGGCTATGCCGAGGTGGTGAACGCCGGCGGCCTCCACGACATGCCCAGGTAG
- a CDS encoding zinc-dependent alcohol dehydrogenase: protein MRATSYEGPYRIAVKDKPDPRIEHPQDAILRVTCAGICGSDLHLLHGRVPDTRIGSTFGHEIVGVVEEVGPEVTAVSRGDRLVVPFNISCGACYFCSRGLTACCENTNPSSDVACGVYGYSHTTGGYDGGQAEYVRVPFADVDPMKLPDGLSDLQAVPLADAYPTGYQGAEMCGLEGGETVVVFGAGPVGLYAMRSAWLLGAGRVIAVDKVGYRLDFARRWAGAEAIDFEDADVITAIKDLTDGRGADATIEAVGCEAAGSPMQRAIGVYVKGVAGSATALNWCFHATKKGGTVSVLGVFGPPMALVDFGTAMNKCQTIRTGQCSVKRYLPQLLEHVQAGRMPVEELITHRYPLEEASRAYHTFAQKEDGCVKAVLLPGTGTVH, encoded by the coding sequence ATGAGAGCGACGAGCTACGAGGGTCCTTACCGCATCGCGGTGAAGGACAAGCCTGACCCTCGCATCGAGCACCCGCAGGACGCGATCCTGCGCGTCACCTGCGCCGGGATCTGCGGGTCCGATCTGCACCTGCTGCACGGCCGCGTGCCCGACACGCGCATCGGGTCGACCTTCGGACACGAGATCGTCGGGGTGGTGGAGGAGGTCGGGCCGGAGGTGACCGCCGTCTCGCGCGGCGACCGGCTGGTCGTGCCGTTCAACATCTCCTGCGGGGCCTGCTACTTCTGCTCGCGCGGGCTCACCGCCTGCTGCGAGAACACCAACCCCTCGTCGGACGTCGCCTGCGGCGTGTACGGGTACTCGCACACGACGGGCGGCTACGACGGTGGCCAGGCCGAGTACGTGCGCGTCCCCTTCGCCGACGTCGACCCGATGAAGCTGCCCGACGGGCTGAGCGACCTGCAGGCGGTCCCGCTCGCCGACGCTTACCCGACCGGCTACCAGGGCGCGGAGATGTGCGGCCTCGAGGGAGGTGAGACCGTGGTCGTCTTCGGCGCCGGGCCGGTCGGGCTGTACGCCATGCGCTCGGCCTGGCTGCTCGGGGCGGGGCGCGTCATCGCGGTGGACAAGGTCGGGTACCGGCTCGACTTCGCGCGCCGCTGGGCGGGGGCGGAGGCGATCGACTTCGAGGACGCCGACGTCATCACCGCCATCAAGGACCTGACGGACGGGCGCGGCGCCGACGCGACCATCGAGGCGGTCGGGTGCGAGGCGGCCGGTTCACCCATGCAGCGGGCGATCGGCGTCTACGTCAAGGGCGTCGCGGGCTCCGCGACCGCGCTCAACTGGTGCTTCCACGCGACGAAGAAGGGCGGGACGGTGTCGGTGCTGGGCGTCTTCGGCCCGCCCATGGCGCTCGTGGACTTCGGCACGGCGATGAACAAGTGCCAGACCATCCGCACGGGGCAGTGCAGCGTGAAGCGCTACCTGCCGCAGCTCCTCGAGCACGTCCAGGCCGGCCGCATGCCGGTCGAGGAGCTCATCACGCACCGCTACCCGCTGGAGGAGGCGTCGCGCGCCTACCACACGTTCGCGCAGAAGGAGGACGGCTGCGTGAAGGCCGTGCTGCTGCCGGGCACGGGCACCGTGCACTGA
- a CDS encoding SDR family NAD(P)-dependent oxidoreductase, producing the protein MAAHDRSARLAPEELERTLDVLARVAADRTLLAELPADARVALQRLAGEVARPDLKARKKLQKALLRREKAGRKSSDAALRRATGIQRLRSAAVFPTPLPPAPAGVTAQDAEAPASPALNAPRKCYVCKAAYRALHPFYDQLCPACGDASFARRSATADLRGRVALVTGARVKIGYQAAILLLRAGCAVVACTRFPRDAAARYAREPDFEAWRDRLTIHGVDLRHTPSVERLCHHLDRSLPRLDFQLHNACQTVRRPPGFYAHLVEREQLAPSAVPARERALLADYEALRAGLGRGSPGVASPALLSQAASAADLLLEGQGGVEIFPRGVLDQDLQQVDLRAHNSWRLALHEVPTLELLEVLLVNATAPFVMTARLKPLMLRQRQAPPGTATSGDPAKHVVLVSAMEGQFYRAHKTDRHPHTNMAKAALNMIVRTSAPDYARDGIHLNAVDTGWVTDEDPVHLAARKAEEHAFSPPLDVVDGAARIVAPILEGFRTGQHPAGLFFKDYQPAPW; encoded by the coding sequence ATGGCCGCCCACGACCGCAGCGCCCGGCTCGCGCCGGAGGAGCTCGAGCGGACGCTCGACGTCCTCGCCCGCGTCGCGGCCGATCGCACCCTGCTCGCCGAGCTGCCGGCCGACGCGCGGGTGGCGCTGCAGCGGCTGGCGGGCGAGGTGGCGCGCCCCGATCTCAAGGCGCGGAAGAAGCTGCAGAAGGCGCTGCTGCGCCGGGAGAAGGCCGGCCGGAAGTCCTCCGACGCGGCCCTGCGCCGGGCCACCGGCATCCAGCGGCTGCGGAGCGCGGCGGTGTTCCCGACCCCGCTCCCGCCGGCCCCGGCCGGCGTCACCGCCCAGGACGCCGAGGCCCCGGCGAGCCCCGCGCTGAACGCGCCCCGCAAGTGCTACGTCTGCAAGGCCGCCTACCGCGCGCTGCACCCGTTCTACGACCAGCTCTGCCCGGCCTGCGGCGACGCGAGCTTCGCGCGCCGGAGCGCCACCGCCGACCTGCGCGGCCGCGTCGCGCTCGTCACCGGGGCGCGGGTCAAGATCGGCTACCAGGCGGCCATCCTGCTGCTCCGCGCCGGCTGCGCCGTGGTGGCCTGCACCCGCTTCCCGCGCGACGCGGCGGCGCGCTACGCCCGCGAGCCCGACTTCGAGGCCTGGCGGGACCGCCTCACCATCCACGGCGTCGACCTGCGGCACACGCCCAGCGTCGAGCGCCTCTGCCACCACCTCGACCGGTCCCTGCCGCGGCTCGACTTCCAGCTCCACAACGCCTGCCAGACCGTGCGGCGGCCGCCCGGGTTCTACGCCCACCTGGTCGAGCGCGAGCAGCTCGCGCCGTCGGCGGTCCCGGCGCGCGAGCGAGCGCTCCTCGCCGACTACGAGGCGCTCCGCGCCGGCCTCGGGCGCGGGTCCCCCGGCGTGGCGAGCCCGGCGCTCCTGTCCCAGGCGGCGAGCGCGGCCGACCTCCTGCTGGAAGGGCAGGGCGGGGTCGAGATCTTCCCCCGCGGCGTGCTCGACCAGGACCTGCAACAGGTCGATCTGCGCGCCCACAACTCGTGGCGGCTGGCGCTGCACGAGGTCCCGACGCTGGAGCTGCTGGAGGTGCTGCTGGTCAACGCCACCGCGCCCTTCGTCATGACGGCCCGGCTCAAGCCCCTCATGCTGCGCCAGCGGCAGGCGCCGCCCGGCACCGCCACCAGCGGCGACCCCGCCAAGCACGTGGTGCTCGTGTCGGCGATGGAGGGGCAGTTCTACCGGGCCCACAAGACGGACCGGCACCCGCACACGAACATGGCCAAGGCCGCGCTCAACATGATCGTGCGGACGAGCGCGCCGGACTACGCCCGAGACGGCATCCACCTCAACGCGGTCGACACCGGCTGGGTGACCGACGAGGACCCGGTCCACCTGGCGGCGCGAAAGGCCGAGGAGCACGCCTTCTCGCCGCCCCTCGACGTGGTGGACGGCGCCGCGCGCATCGTGGCGCCCATCCTCGAGGGGTTCCGCACCGGCCAGCACCCGGCCGGCCTCTTCTTCAAGGACTACCAGCCAGCGCCGTGGTGA
- a CDS encoding methyltransferase domain-containing protein, protein MARSREWEVGGAPGARCSPLSRSALVELAGLRPGDVVVGLGCAGCREAAAVSRRVGPAGLVVMVVTSGDDALELPPAPRPALIVRGAVAATGLRAGLADVVVSSCPAGGRADPSAMYRELHRILKPGGRLVASDVVAPHPARIGGYRPGRADGTIPEPEYLAVVRAAGFERLRVLQGTAPYEADGRLVQSLTLEAVRG, encoded by the coding sequence GTGGCCCGCTCGCGCGAATGGGAGGTCGGAGGCGCCCCTGGCGCCAGGTGCTCGCCGCTCTCGCGCAGCGCCCTGGTCGAGCTCGCCGGGCTACGCCCTGGAGACGTGGTCGTGGGGCTCGGCTGCGCCGGATGCCGCGAGGCCGCCGCGGTGAGCCGGCGGGTGGGGCCGGCGGGCCTCGTCGTGATGGTCGTGACGAGCGGCGACGACGCGCTCGAGCTGCCGCCCGCGCCGAGGCCGGCGCTGATCGTCCGCGGCGCCGTCGCGGCGACGGGGCTGCGCGCGGGGCTCGCGGACGTCGTGGTCTCGAGCTGCCCGGCCGGCGGCCGCGCCGACCCCTCCGCCATGTACCGGGAGCTGCACCGGATCCTCAAGCCCGGCGGGCGGCTGGTCGCCTCGGACGTGGTCGCGCCCCACCCGGCGCGCATCGGCGGGTACCGCCCCGGGCGCGCGGACGGCACCATCCCGGAACCGGAGTACCTCGCCGTCGTCCGCGCCGCCGGGTTCGAGCGGCTCCGGGTGCTCCAGGGCACCGCGCCGTACGAGGCGGACGGCCGGCTCGTGCAGAGCCTCACGCTGGAGGCGGTCCGCGGCTGA